From Juglans regia cultivar Chandler chromosome 8, Walnut 2.0, whole genome shotgun sequence, the proteins below share one genomic window:
- the LOC108983652 gene encoding aldehyde dehydrogenase family 3 member F1, with product MGEVEKSLAELRKTFNSGRTRSVAWRKNQLRALLDLISHKEEVIFEALHQDLGKHPVEAYRDEIGVVIKSARFALNNMEKWMAPKKGHIPLLFFPAKGEVLPEPLGVVLVLSSWNFPISLALDPLIGAISAGNAVVLKLSENAPACSSFLAKTLPLYLDNSAIKVFEGGADVGNELLQHKWDKIFFTGSSRVGRLVMTAAAKHLTPVTLELGGKCPAILDSLSNPSDMKAAVKRIVGAKWGACSGQACIGVDYVLVEDNFKSTLIELLKKTIKKFYGENPKSSKSNARIINKHHFERLRNLLEDPLVADSIVHGGSSDEENLFIEPTILLNPPLEAEIMTEEIFGPLLPIITIDKIQESIDIINSRSKPLAIYAFTKDETLKRKILAETSSGSVVFNDTMIQFLCDALPFGGVGQSGFGSYHGKYSFDTFSHEKAVLQRSFFPEIEPRYPPWNSFKLKFIRLAYNFDYLGLLLLLMGLKR from the exons ATGGGAGAAGTAGAGAAAAGCTTAGCCGAGTTAAGGAAAACCTTCAATAGTGGAAGAACCCGAAGCGTTGCATGGAGGAAAAACCAGCTCAGAGCCCTCCTTGACCTCATCAGTCATAAAGAAGAAGTGATATTCGAAGCTCTCCATCAGGATCTCGGGAAGCATCCAGTTGAAGCTTACCGTGATGAG ATTGGGGTGGTGATAAAATCAGCCCGCTTTGCGTTGAATAATATGGAGAAATGGATGGCCCCTAAGAAG GGACATATACCGCTGCTTTTCTTCCCAGCAAAAGGAGAAGTGCTGCCCGAACCGCTTGGAGTTGTTCTCGTACTTTCATCTTGGAACTTCCCTATCT CCCTGGCACTGGACCCACTGATAGGAGCCATATCTGCAGGAAATGCAGTGGTTCTAAAACTATCAGAGAATGCTCCGGCATGCTCTTCTTTTCTGGCTAAAACTCTCCCCCTTTACTTGGACAACAGTGCCATTAAAGTATTTGAGGGTGGAGCAGATGTAGGTAACGAACTACTGCAGCACAAATGGGACAAGATCTTCTTTACCG GAAGCTCACGAGTCGGGCGTCTTGTCATGACTGCTGCTGCAAAGCATTTGACACCTGTTACTCTAGAGCTGGGAGGAAAATGTCCTGCAATTCTTGATTCCCTCTCCAATCCTTCTGATATGAAG GCGGCAGTCAAACGAATTGTAGGAGCGAAGTGGGGGGCATGCAGCGGGCAGGCATGTATAGGAGTAGATTATGTACTCGTAGAAGACAATTTCAAATCTACTCTG ATAGAATTATTAAAGAAGACAATCAAGAAGTTCTATGGAGAGAACCCAAAAAGCTCAAAGAGCAATGCCCGAATAATAAACAAGCACCACTTTGAGAGATTGCGGAATCTGCTCGAAGACCCTCTTGTTGCAGATTCAATTGTCCATGGCGGTTCATCAGATGAGGAAAACCT GTTTATTGAGcccacaatattattaaaccctccACTTGAGGCTGAAATCATGACCGAAGAAATCTTTGGCCCACTGCTCCCAATAATCACT ATagataaaattcaagaaagcATTGACATAATAAATTCAAGGTCAAAACCTCTTGCCATTTATGCCTTCACAAAGGATGAAACATTGAAGAGAAAGATCTTAGCAGAAACATCATCGGGAAGTGTGGTCTTCAACGATACCATGATACAA TTTTTATGTGATGCTTTACCATTTGGAGGTGTTGGTCAGAGTGGCTTTGGAAGTTACCATGGTAAGTACTCTTTTGATACTTTCAGCCATGAAAAAGCGGTTCTGCAAAGAAGCTTCTTCCCAGAAATTGAGCCCAGGTATCCACCGTGGAACAGTTTTAAGCTGAAATTCATCAGATTGGCATACAATTTTGACTACCTCGGATTACTGCTACTCCTCATGGGTCTGAAAAGATAG
- the LOC109008652 gene encoding glutaredoxin-C3 has translation MGRVQLSLVVAMFSMVLLIGQVAKEAKASSSTSAFVQNAIYSNKITIFSKSYCPYCLRAKHIFSELHEQPFVVELDLRDDGGQIQNVILDMVGRSTVPQVFVNGKHIGGSDDLRAAVLSGQLQKVLGTS, from the exons ATGGGCAGGGTTCAATTGAGCCTTGTAGTTGCAATGTTCAGCATGGTGCTATTAATTGGGCAAGTAGCAAAGGAAGCCAAAGCCTCCAGTTCCACTTCTGCCTTTGTGCAGAACGCTATCTACTCCAACAAGATCACCATCTTCTCTAAATCCTACTGCCC GTACTGCTTGCGTGCCAAGCACATATTCAGTGAACTACATGAGCAACCTTTTGTTGTTGAGCTTGATCTCCGAG ATGACGGAGGGCAGATTCAGAATGTTATTCTGGATATGGTTGGCCGAAGCACTGTCCCTCAAGTTTTTGTGAATGGGAAGCATATCGGTGGCTCTGATG ATCTCAGAGCTGCGGTCTTGAGTGGTCAATTGCAGAAAGTTCTTGGCACGAGCTGA